The Deinococcus hopiensis KR-140 sequence GGGCCTGACCCCACCTGTGGGGACCGGCGTCGCGGAACTCCCGGCGGAACTCCCGCACGATATGCCCTTCGGCCGTACCTTCACGGTTCGCACCCCCGGTGGGCACCGGCTCGGGATCTACGGGGCTCAGCCGGGAGGGCTCCTGACATAGGGGTGTCACTGGCGCCCTGCAGACTGATTTCAGGAGGCCCACCATGAACGCCCATCTTGGTGTCGTCGTGCTGCACACCCTTGACCTCAGCGGCCACCCGGAGTTGCGGCGCGCAGACCCTCGGCTTCACCGTCTCGCAGGAACACGCGGGCGACGCGCTGAAATTCCGGGAAAGGGGCTGAGCCGGACTTGCCCTGCTGCCAAAAGACGCCCGGCCGAGCCGCACCTTTTCGGCAGACCTGTCGTTCCTCGTGCCCGCCGTGGACGCTTACCACGCTCAGGTGACGGCTGCCGGGGCAGACGTGGTGGAGCCCGCCCAGGACAGCCCTTTGGGCCGCCTGTTCACCGTGGTGACTCCCACGGTCACGCCCTGACCTTCCACGAGGCCCAGATGACGGCTCCGAGCGCCTGACCTGAGTACGACGTCCTTTTTTCGCTTCTCGCTTCGCTCGGTTGATCGGAAGATCAACGGCGACGGCCGCAGGAGGCCAAGCATGAAAACAAACCCCCACTTTACCGCCCTGCACACCTGGCGCCTGAACGCCGCCCAGAACTGCTGCGTCCAGACCCTCGGTTTCGAGGTGGTGCAGGAACAGCCCGGTGCCACGGTCTTCGCCCGCTTGGATGGAGCGGCCCTGGCGGTGCGGGAGCCGCTGCCTGAGAGAGACCCCTCGCAGCCCTTCGGCGGGCGCGTCTGGGTGGGCATGCCGGAAACCGAGCGGTATCACGCGCAGGTGGCAGCGGCGGGTGCCCAGGTGGTGCAGCCCCCGCAAGACGCTCCCTTCGGCCGCATGTTTACGCCCGTTACGCCCGGCGGCCATGCCCTGACCTTCCACGAGGTGCAGGAGTGACGCGCCTGCCCGTCGTCCAGCCGTTTGCCTTCCGGCACACCCTCGCGTTCCTGGGCGGCTTCTCCCCCGCCCAGGGCGAGCAGGGCACCGCGGGGGAACTCCGCAAAGCCACCCGCCTCGGGGGGCAGACCGTGGGTTTCGTCGTTCGGGAGGACGCCGCGGGACTGACCTGTGCCGTCTATCCCGAACGCCCGCTCACGGCAGGGGAGGAAACGGCCCTGCTGGAGCGCCTCGCCTTTTTCCTGGGCACCCGCGAAGATCTGCGGCCCTTCTACGCCGCCGCGGAGGGGGACGCGGCCTTCCGTCCAGTGCTGGACGGGTTGTACGGCTTCCACCAGCCCAAGTTCCTGACGCCCTTTGAGGCGGCGTGCTGGGCCGTCATCGGGCAGCGGTTGCCTCTGACGCAGGCCCGCAAGATCAAACGGGCCCTGATGCTCCGTTGTGGCGGGGAATGGGAGGGGCGGCCCGCCTTTCCCGAGCCCGGAGACCTGCTGCACCTGACCGAGGAAGATGTTCTGGCCCTGCTTCCCAATCCCCGCAAGGCGCGCTCGCTCCGGGAACTGATTCGGGCTTTTGAGGACGTCACCACCGATGACCTCGTGCGCCGACCCTACGGCGAGGTGCGCGACTGGTTGCGGGGCATCTACGGCATAGGTCAGTGGAGCGCCCTGTTTATCCTCGTGCGGGGACTGGGACGGCTGGAACACCTGGGAGAGGACGCGGCGGGGACGCCGCTCCTGGCCGAGCTGCTCCGGGCCGCCGCACCGGTCTACGGCCCCCTTGACCCGCGTGAACTCGGATGGATCGCGGAGGGGTACGGCGAGGAGCAAAGGCACTGGGCCGCTTACCTGCGTAGCCGCAGCGTCTTGCCGCCTTCACGGGAGGTCGCCGCATGACGCTGGCCCTCAATTACGTCAGTTTCACCGTATCGAACATGGAACGGGCGCTGGCCTTCTACCGCACGCTGGGCCTGCCTCTGCCCGAGGGAGCGCATCTGGGCACAGACGGCAGGCTGCAGGACCACACCGAAGTCACGGTGAATGGTGTGCGCGTTGCCTGGCTGGACGAGAGTCTGGCCCGGCAACTGGACGAAGGTTGGCAGCCGCCAGC is a genomic window containing:
- a CDS encoding VOC family protein — translated: MKTNPHFTALHTWRLNAAQNCCVQTLGFEVVQEQPGATVFARLDGAALAVREPLPERDPSQPFGGRVWVGMPETERYHAQVAAAGAQVVQPPQDAPFGRMFTPVTPGGHALTFHEVQE
- a CDS encoding DNA-3-methyladenine glycosylase family protein; this encodes MTRLPVVQPFAFRHTLAFLGGFSPAQGEQGTAGELRKATRLGGQTVGFVVREDAAGLTCAVYPERPLTAGEETALLERLAFFLGTREDLRPFYAAAEGDAAFRPVLDGLYGFHQPKFLTPFEAACWAVIGQRLPLTQARKIKRALMLRCGGEWEGRPAFPEPGDLLHLTEEDVLALLPNPRKARSLRELIRAFEDVTTDDLVRRPYGEVRDWLRGIYGIGQWSALFILVRGLGRLEHLGEDAAGTPLLAELLRAAAPVYGPLDPRELGWIAEGYGEEQRHWAAYLRSRSVLPPSREVAA
- a CDS encoding VOC family protein, whose product is MTLALNYVSFTVSNMERALAFYRTLGLPLPEGAHLGTDGRLQDHTEVTVNGVRVAWLDESLARQLDEGWQPPARAARIGVAFGALTPGEVDAAVQRLRAGGYTVAAEPFDAFWGQRYATVLDPDGTPVDIFAWLPQK